The Aureimonas mangrovi genome includes a region encoding these proteins:
- a CDS encoding HamA C-terminal domain-containing protein — protein MPLISLIDPETASDAGGVAGRRGQKFQDHVAASFIIDMLVEPTIVQIECETADDVTIRRMVDTVEAHEYVQVKTTDGDSKWSMQELLQRTDNREGTSIAERSLACDAHDAVPSFRLVTVREPRSPLVHFKIPRGERSTCASLMAAATVPFEKKFPKFKSAKGRTLADWAKQLFWQVEPDMEKLAGHNRLRLLKLAGNHGERPHVTEIETSYADLLGMVIDAGDASRVHAPEKKCISRATATGWWRNQIALFAAETRRTIKVYRVRSEEFFSEFHRGAGTSDNRTVSGWDVEFDGGEWRCRELVDHLLDWIPEVVLPPTVLANLDQLNARSLLTRAVEACEAHGGLHARELLAELMLHALLRHHHRSEPIACKIFHMNGGRLVFGSAHVVLDDAGDQLWLGQSRLTTVTDRESMPAAVAEALRSGLDREILRRERKIILQLRHPAHLSEHNLGRSMAANGKIDDLLSVLHIPLLIAYDSDVLAEGFTHDYLDGLRQEANEVSAAIQTELDTDLRDFKIHIFLIPVECVDTLSGLFETTLKANR, from the coding sequence ATGCCGCTCATCAGCCTTATAGATCCCGAAACAGCTTCGGACGCGGGCGGTGTCGCGGGAAGGCGGGGGCAGAAGTTCCAGGACCACGTCGCAGCCAGCTTCATTATCGACATGCTGGTCGAGCCGACGATCGTGCAGATAGAATGCGAGACAGCGGACGATGTTACTATCCGACGGATGGTGGACACGGTGGAAGCCCATGAATATGTGCAGGTCAAGACGACCGACGGTGACTCCAAATGGAGCATGCAGGAGCTTCTGCAGCGCACCGACAATAGGGAAGGTACGTCAATCGCCGAGCGTTCACTCGCCTGCGATGCTCATGACGCCGTTCCCAGCTTCCGCCTCGTCACCGTCCGCGAACCCAGATCCCCTCTGGTCCATTTCAAGATCCCGAGGGGCGAGCGATCCACCTGCGCGTCCCTCATGGCGGCAGCAACCGTCCCATTCGAGAAGAAGTTTCCCAAGTTCAAGTCGGCGAAGGGACGAACGCTCGCTGACTGGGCGAAGCAACTGTTCTGGCAGGTCGAACCCGATATGGAGAAGCTCGCAGGTCATAACCGGCTGCGACTGCTCAAACTCGCCGGCAATCATGGAGAGAGGCCCCACGTCACCGAAATAGAGACCAGCTACGCCGACCTGCTTGGAATGGTCATCGACGCCGGTGACGCCTCGCGAGTTCACGCTCCTGAGAAGAAGTGCATCTCCCGCGCCACCGCCACCGGATGGTGGAGGAACCAAATCGCATTGTTCGCCGCGGAGACCCGACGAACCATTAAGGTCTACCGGGTCCGGTCTGAGGAGTTCTTCTCCGAATTCCACCGCGGGGCCGGCACATCGGACAATCGAACGGTTTCCGGCTGGGATGTGGAATTCGACGGCGGCGAATGGAGATGCCGCGAACTCGTCGACCACCTGCTCGACTGGATTCCCGAAGTTGTGCTCCCGCCTACGGTCCTCGCCAACCTAGACCAACTCAACGCACGAAGCCTGCTGACACGCGCAGTTGAGGCTTGCGAAGCGCATGGCGGCTTACATGCGAGGGAACTGCTTGCCGAGCTCATGCTGCACGCGCTGTTGAGGCACCATCACCGTTCGGAACCAATCGCCTGCAAGATCTTCCATATGAACGGCGGTCGCCTCGTTTTCGGCAGCGCCCACGTGGTGCTGGATGATGCCGGCGATCAGCTCTGGCTTGGCCAGAGCCGACTGACGACCGTAACGGATCGCGAGAGTATGCCCGCGGCGGTGGCAGAAGCACTCAGGTCTGGCCTTGACCGCGAGATCCTACGGCGCGAGCGAAAGATAATCCTACAGCTACGGCATCCGGCTCACCTCAGCGAGCACAACCTTGGCCGTTCGATGGCCGCCAACGGCAAGATAGATGACCTGCTGTCCGTTCTGCACATTCCACTGCTCATCGCGTATGACAGTGACGTGCTCGCGGAAGGATTCACGCACGACTATCTCGACGGCCTCAGACAGGAGGCCAACGAGGTGTCCGCTGCCATTCAGACCGAACTGGACACCGATCTGCGTGACTTCAAAATCCACATCTTCCTGATACCCGTCGAATGCGTAGACACGCTTTCCGGTCTGTTTGAAACGACCCTAAAGGCTAATCGGTGA
- a CDS encoding DCL family protein, giving the protein MAKKPVSLNNGRSWPSRGAAIDYFRELRDRYPVGATVSDPADHDDLMALLLRYEMCGLDGPSKIGVGVDRFETRLNITNGGRNVGFWVVRLDGSETDFSFIRAVNEAPKGVLDQLVDACRAVVQAELQSARIAYFAMHADRSGSVVCAVSGDRISERDCGLEYVGRGFSELVGDFAVAQGWQDGIPEGVLSAPADAQTTTSFASPSYAAAFREFHRTTARVRVVSKKTVRQRHNGLQTGEEAKYLEL; this is encoded by the coding sequence ATGGCAAAAAAACCTGTAAGCCTCAATAATGGAAGGTCTTGGCCGTCCCGTGGAGCGGCAATTGACTACTTCCGTGAACTGCGCGACCGCTATCCGGTTGGTGCTACCGTGTCGGATCCGGCAGATCATGATGACTTGATGGCGCTGCTCCTGCGTTACGAAATGTGCGGCCTTGACGGTCCAAGCAAGATCGGGGTGGGAGTGGACCGGTTCGAGACCCGGTTGAACATCACCAACGGGGGTAGAAATGTGGGCTTCTGGGTTGTCCGGCTGGACGGTAGCGAAACGGACTTCAGCTTCATCCGGGCAGTGAACGAAGCCCCCAAGGGCGTCCTTGATCAGCTCGTCGATGCCTGTCGAGCAGTCGTTCAGGCTGAGTTGCAGAGCGCGCGCATCGCATATTTCGCGATGCACGCGGATCGATCCGGAAGCGTTGTCTGCGCAGTCTCCGGCGACCGCATTTCCGAGCGCGATTGCGGACTGGAATATGTCGGGCGAGGATTTTCTGAACTGGTCGGCGATTTCGCTGTCGCGCAAGGGTGGCAAGACGGCATCCCGGAAGGCGTTCTGAGCGCACCAGCCGACGCACAGACGACGACGTCGTTTGCAAGCCCATCGTATGCGGCTGCGTTTCGTGAGTTTCACCGAACCACTGCCCGTGTCCGCGTCGTCTCCAAGAAGACCGTTAGGCAGCGGCACAACGGGCTGCAAACCGGGGAGGAGGCGAAGTATCTCGAACTTTAA